In one window of Mytilus trossulus isolate FHL-02 chromosome 7, PNRI_Mtr1.1.1.hap1, whole genome shotgun sequence DNA:
- the LOC134724491 gene encoding patched domain-containing protein 3-like, with translation MNIFYRLHIKVEEFFGGLFERHGRFVARHPWAVIIGVAIIDIGLGLGLLKIQTDNSIEQYAPEDSTASKHREEVYSMFPNVDTANNFYQHSLISYSHYAIVIAQRKDGGNIIDLSSLSDVEALYNYTVSISIDSSGSTYKYNDVCARRFSSCVIDGNYIFSTDFKNDLSTGNISYPSYTTSGQTFNIRDTFGKPVAIGGFLESAVAIRLTFSVAGNSVSDDWQDAFIKKMKSYSSNTLKIDFAHGTSLDEELNANISGDITLFIVTFSLMITFSGLVLFGGNSVSNRWFLGTAGVVSTALAIVAALGFVCLCGVLFASIVGTMPFLIIGIGVDDMFILLSGLAQTSHIGDIETRIGKTMRTSGVAVTITSLTDVIAFCAGASSLFPAVKHFSLYTGTAILFCYLNYMTFFVSCMTLNERRVSQNRHFFTCRRVKTKDKMIEESKSKALILCCAGSPSKHRDEVEGPIEKYPKMLLKKILRFTPAKIIILLLFAGFVGVSIYGAVHFKEGLDLKDLVSSDSYFYSFQESLTSFYDQGITIGLYVKSDVDYRSSETLDALNSLRDTFQKVPDISDTFFLSWLHAYISSTHFDNSSNSNFVAGFQAFSGTIEGNMYLNDVTFDNGNISASRFHILTESIASSGGQGDMMLRVRDIASNSPLPVFPYAGTFIYMEGFVAIYSQTLQTIGICVAAVFVVTSIFLPLPVMIIFITITVILIMVSILGFMHFWELTLSSVTMIHIIMCIGFCVDFATHICHAFVQAKSTNRDDRVGMALDTAGGPILNGALSTIIGVIMLAPSKSFIFFSFFKVMLMVMLFGLIYSIILLPVLLSFFGPKYVSTQSEKKEERSVDTENGIIRNSKSSNGTEHSKDTFIRKKESTTSQGVNTDEDSRNKKKKKKKKRKKSRHHEEDQTEEEEKRNESSRMTTRDLPPIKFKSKIEISHSNRSYIHD, from the exons ATGAAT atattctaTCGGCTGCATATAAAAGTAGAGGAGTTTTTCGGAGGTCTATTTGAAAGGCATGGACGTTTTGTTGCCAGACATCCGTGGGCGGTTATCATAGGTGTGGCTATAATAGACATAGGACTCGGTCTCGGTCTTCTGAAGATCCAGACAGATAACAGTATAGAACAGTATGCCCCAGAAGACAGCACAGCGAGTAAACACAGGGAGGAG GTGTACAGCATGTTCCCAAATGTTGACACAGCCAACAACTTTTACCAACATAGTTTGATATCCTACAGCCATTATGCTATAGTTATTGCTCAAAGAAAAGATGGAGGCAACATAATTGATTTATCCAGTTTAAGTGATGTCGAGGCTCTTTACAATTACACCGTATCCATTTCTATAGATTCCAGTGGATCCACGTACAAGTATAATGACGTATGCGCCCGAAGATTTTCATCGTGTGTGATAGATGGCAATTACATTTTCAGTACTGACTTTAAGAATGACCTATCTACCGGAAACATATCATATCCTTCATATACAACTTCAGGTCAGACGTTTAACATTAGAGACACTTTTGGAAAACCTGTAGCTATCGGTGGCTTTCTAGAATCTGCAGTTGCAATCAGACTTACATTCTCTGTTGCTGGCAACAGTGTATCCGATGACTGGCAAGATgcgtttataaagaaaatgaagtcCTATTCTAGCAATACTCTTAAAATAGATTTTGCTCACGGAACCAGTCTTGATGAAGAACTGAATGCTAACATATCTGGTGATATTACCCTTTTTATAGTGACCTTCAGCTTGATGATCACATTTTCTGGATTAGTTTTATTTGGTGGAAATTCAGTATCAAATAGGTGGTTTCTAGGTACAGCAGGGGTTGTTTCAACAGCTCTAGCAATTGTTGCAGCGTTAGGATTTGTATGTCTTTGTGGAGTGTTGTTCGCCAGTATTGTTGGGACAATGCCGTTTTTAATCATAG ggaTCGGTGTCGACGATATGTTTATTCTTTTGTCTGGTTTAGCACAGACTTCACACATTGGTGATATTGAGACACGTATTGGCAAGACCATGCGTACTAGTGGTGTTGCTGTTACCATCACATCACTTACTGACGTCATCGCTTTCTGTGCAGGTGCCTCGTCACTGTTTCCAGCAGTAAAACATTTCTCCTTATATACAG gaaccgcaattttgttttgttatttgaattataTGACGTTTTTCGTTAGCTGTATGACTCTTAACGAAAGACGAGTTTCACAGAACAGACATTTCTTTACATGTCGACGGGTTAAAACTAAAGATAAAATGATTGAAGAAAGTAAATCAAAGGCTTTAATTCTATGCTGTGCTGGATCACCATCAAAACATCGAGATGAAGTTGAAGGTCCGATTGAAAAATATCCTAAAATGCTCCTAAAGAAAATTCTGCGGTTTACTCCtgcaaaaattatcattttacttCTATTTGCTGGCTTTGTAGGAGTATCAATATATGGAGCAGTCCATTTCAAAGAAGGGTTAGATTTAAAAGATTTAGTGTCATCAGACTCTTACTTCTACAGTTTCCAGGAATCTCTAACGTCTTTCTATGACCAAGGTATAACTATCGGTTTGTATGTAAAATCAGATGTTGATTACAGATCGAGTGAGACACTGGATGCTTTAAATAGTTTACGGGACACTTTTCAGAAAGTTCCTGATATAAGCGACACATTTTTCTTATCATGGTTACATGCCTATATTAGTTCAACACACTTCGATAATTCATCGAATTCGAATTTTGTAGCTGGGTTCCAGGCTTTTTCAGGAACAATAGAAGGAAATATGTATCTCAACGATGTTACTTTTGACAATGGGAATATATCCGCTTCTCGATTCCATATTTTAACTGAAAGTATTGCATCGTCCGGTGGTCAAGGTGACATGATGTTACGGGTACGAGATATCGCATCTAATTCACCGTTACCGGTTTTCCCCTACGCGggaacatttatttacatggaAGGATTTGTTGCAATATACTCCCAAACATTACAAACTATAGGTATTTGCGTTGCTGCAGTTTTTGTTGTCACCTCCATATTCCTGCCACTACCGGTGATGATCATTTTCATTACAATAACTGTCATACTAATTATGGTATCTATTTTAGGCTTTATGCATTTTTGGGAACTGACTCTTAGTTCTGTAACAATGATTCACATTATCATGTGCATTGGATTTTGTGTAGACTTTGCTACCCATATTTGTCATGCGTTTGTACAGGCAAAAAGCACAAATCGAGACGACCGAGTAGGTATGGCCTTAGACACAGCTGGAGGTCCAATTTTGAATGGTGCTCTTTCAACAATTATAGGGGTTATAATGCTTGCTCCGTCCAAGTCGTTTatctttttctcattttttaaggTCATGCTCATGGTTATGTTATTTGGTCTGATTTATTCAATTATTCTTCTGCCAGttttactttcctttttcgGACCAAAATATGTGTCAACACAATCTGAGAAAAAGGAAGAGAGGTCAGTAGATACTGAGAATGGAATTATAAGAAATTCAAAGTCTTCAAATGGTACCGAACATTcaaaagatacatttataaGGAAGAAAGAATCAACAACTAGTCAAGGGGTAAATACAGATGAAGATTCTAGaaacaagaaaaagaagaaaaagaaaaagagaaagaaaagTAGACATCACGAGGAAGATCAAACTGAAGAGGAAGAAAAAAGGAATGAAAGTAGTCGGATGACAACAAGGGACTTGCCGCCTATAAAGTTTAAAtcgaaaattgaaatttctcaTTCAAACAGATCCTACATACATGATTAA